A DNA window from Paramormyrops kingsleyae isolate MSU_618 chromosome 10, PKINGS_0.4, whole genome shotgun sequence contains the following coding sequences:
- the LOC111834972 gene encoding glycoprotein hormone beta-5-like: protein MQPRSCSLFFILLLGTGALSVSVTLETFRGCAVRQFSFLAQKPGCRSLRITTEACWGRCNTWEKPLPEPPYIQRHHRVCTYSRIRYLTARLPACPPDVSPLYPYPLALQCDCAVCSTQDTECETF from the exons ATGCAGCCTCGCTCCTGTTCCCTCTTCTTCATCCTCTTGCTGGGCACCGGAGCCCTTTCCGTGTCTGTGACCCTGGAGACGTTCCGTGGCTGTGCCGTGCGCCAGTTCTCCTTCCTGGCCCAGAAGCCGGGCTGTCGAAGTCTGCGCATCACCACCGAGGCGTGCTGGGGTCGCTGCAACACCTGGGAG AAGCCACTCCCGGAGCCTCCCTACATCCAGAGGCATCACCGCGTCTGCACATACAGCCGCATTCGGTACCTGACGGCTCGCCTACCTGCCTGCCCGCCTGACGTCTCGCCCCTGTATCCCTACCCACTGGCCCTGCAGTGTGACTGTGCGGTCTGCTCCACCCAGGACACGGAGTGTGAGACCTTCTAA
- the gpha2 gene encoding glycoprotein hormone alpha-2 isoform X2, with amino-acid sequence MSPSKIVTPGLLLLVLPLFFLMLLAPMGWSYDGLSPGCHLYPFNVTIRSDRRGTCRGTHMVYACVGYCESSAFPSRYAVLVASNFTHNITSASRCCAISKDTKVRVRLDCPHGHHHDDIEILSARACRCDMCRKSRY; translated from the exons ATGTCTCCTAGTAAAATCGTGACGCCTGGCCTTCTCCTCCTGGTGTTGCCTCTCTTCTTCCTGATGCTGCTGGCACCCATGGGCTGGAGCTATGATGGACTGAGTCCAGGCTGCCATCTCTATC CATTCAATGTGACGATCCGCAGTGACCGGCGGGGGACGTGTCGAGGGACCCACATGGTGTACGCCTGCGTGGGTTACTGCGAGTCCAGTGCCTTCCCCTCACGCTACGCAGTGCTGGTGGCCTCCAACTTCACCCACAACATCACCTCTGCTTCACGCTGCTGCGCCATCAGCAAGGACACCAAG GTCAGGGTGCGCCTGGACTGCCCTCACGGCCATCACCATGACGACATCGAGATCCTGAGTGCACGGGCCTGTCGCTGTGACATGTGCCGCAAGTCACGCTACTGA
- the gpha2 gene encoding glycoprotein hormone alpha-2 isoform X1, whose amino-acid sequence MQPSGKATVPMSPSKIVTPGLLLLVLPLFFLMLLAPMGWSYDGLSPGCHLYPFNVTIRSDRRGTCRGTHMVYACVGYCESSAFPSRYAVLVASNFTHNITSASRCCAISKDTKVRVRLDCPHGHHHDDIEILSARACRCDMCRKSRY is encoded by the exons GCCACCGTACCCATGTCTCCTAGTAAAATCGTGACGCCTGGCCTTCTCCTCCTGGTGTTGCCTCTCTTCTTCCTGATGCTGCTGGCACCCATGGGCTGGAGCTATGATGGACTGAGTCCAGGCTGCCATCTCTATC CATTCAATGTGACGATCCGCAGTGACCGGCGGGGGACGTGTCGAGGGACCCACATGGTGTACGCCTGCGTGGGTTACTGCGAGTCCAGTGCCTTCCCCTCACGCTACGCAGTGCTGGTGGCCTCCAACTTCACCCACAACATCACCTCTGCTTCACGCTGCTGCGCCATCAGCAAGGACACCAAG GTCAGGGTGCGCCTGGACTGCCCTCACGGCCATCACCATGACGACATCGAGATCCTGAGTGCACGGGCCTGTCGCTGTGACATGTGCCGCAAGTCACGCTACTGA